The following coding sequences are from one Rhineura floridana isolate rRhiFlo1 chromosome 2, rRhiFlo1.hap2, whole genome shotgun sequence window:
- the LOC133376299 gene encoding uncharacterized protein LOC133376299, whose product MTPTHSGAPGTDASRAETYGWLVNFDKSHLQPTQRLLHLGAMLDTLQAMVFLSPDCITAITSIARSLMQQTSADVMLLARALGMFISTIHIVPWARAHTRPLQWTLLPFQKDIASSNHRKVRLSPALRLSFRWWTKVQHLSKGTSFREPRRTVVTTDASLIGWGAHCNSQYVQGVWPNAEQSRSINWLELKAVHLALCHFQSLFPLHHVLIRTDNTCVKSHLNRQGGTRSRPLQDLASLIFVWAEQHLQSLKAEHLRGIWNVTADWLSRQQVFPGEWKLHPAIFHRLQCRFGALSVDLFASSHNCQFPRYFARYLDSTAEAVDALTTPWPDGLLYTFPPIPLLAKTLRKARTERAQLVLIAPFWPRRPWFSDLLAMSMMDPWTLPVTPDLLSQGPVLHQDPTWLNLTAWRLNGDT is encoded by the exons atgactccaacgcattcaggggctcctggaaccgacgcttccagggcagag acctacggctggcttgtcaacttcgacaaaagccatctccaaccaacccaacgcctcctacatcttggggcaatgttggacaccctgcaggcaatggtcttcctgtctccagattgcatcactgccatcacaagcatcgcaaggtccctgatgcaacaaacatccgcagacgtcatgcttctcgccagagcgctcgggatgtttatctccacaatccacattgtgccctgggctcgagcccacactcggccccttcagtggactctgttgccttttcaaaaagacattgccagctccaaccatcgcaaagttcgtttgagccccgctctgcgcctctccttccgctggtggaccaaggttcaacacctctccaagggcacgtcgttcagagaaccccgcagaaccgtcgtgaccacagacgccagcctcataggttggggagcccactgcaactcccagtacgttcagggggtttggcccaacgcagagcaatctcgaagcatcaactggctggaactaaaggctgtccacttggctctatgtcattttcagtctctgttccctttgcatcatgtgctcattcgaacagacaacacttgtgtaaaatcacatttgaacagacaggggggcaccaggtctcgtcctctgcaggacttagcctccctcatctttgtctgggcagaacaacatctacaatccctgaaagcagagcacctcagagggatttggaatgtgacagcagactggctcagcagacaacaggtcttcccgggagaatggaaacttcatccagccattttccatcgtctccagtgtcggttcggcgccctctcagtcgacctgtttgcttccagtcacaattgccagtttccaaggtactttgcccgatacctggactcaacagcagaagcagtggatgctctgacaacaccgtggccagacggtctattgtacacctttcctcccataccattgttagccaaaaccttgaggaaggcgcgaaccgaaagggcacagctggttctgatagcaccattttggccacgccgaccgtggttctcagatcttctggcaatgtcaatgatggatccttggacacttccagtaacgccagacctcctatcccagggtccagtactgcaccaggaccctacttggctcaatctaacagcgtggcgtttgaacggagacacttga